A single window of Lytechinus variegatus isolate NC3 chromosome 8, Lvar_3.0, whole genome shotgun sequence DNA harbors:
- the LOC121420698 gene encoding uncharacterized protein LOC121420698, protein MSSSFAIAIRLTVMLSCLSASLSETTSDVSITVGGTARIPCPFDEGAVRNISWYYHDASGHRRILSLAKYVEVIHEPYTYRAGLDKDNSTLILQEVTIDDEGTYRCNVDRLGQPTLLNITTTLSVFVLSPGTPPVIRQCLQEQPNSSPCTLTSEGPTNLTCQLANVYPITDLSLGWYQDGRGPLEAAFLMSETKEDGSIDLETNVDAFETGEWLCKASYLSAYGIEQTSASISLTILETSDTGSLIDPVKIVVPIVVVLAVIVVIVIIAIVRRRRNRRLEANGQYGEIKPTEKVELGDKVYGSIDDEILASIAEEVTDESDLSKLGRHLGIRQFKLNQILKENEQAKDVFPATSMLFTWKEKTPAAKQVPKMVKALEQSDMENLIKEYFPNEAGVTDKRLFELADNIHDAEAIEQLGINFGFRQFKVNQYLNMNKDRGDRSGTLAMLLEWRKKTPRTAQIRDLVDALKNAGADGSFNNN, encoded by the exons ATGAGTTCGTCATTCGCTATAG CTATTCGTCTGACAGTAATGCTCAGCTGTTTGTCTGCCAGCTTATCGGAAACAACATCCGATGTGTCCATTACCGTTGGTGGTACAGCCAGGATACCATGTCCGTTCGATGAGGGCGCTGTACGAAACATCTCCTGGTACTACCATGATGCATCTGGACACCGAAGGATTTTAAGTCTTGCTAAGTATGTTGAAGTAATACATGAACCCTATACATACAGAGCTGGCTTGGATAAGGACAACTCAACATTAATTCTTCAG GAAGTGACCATCGATGATGAAGGAACATATCGTTGCAATGTTGACAGACTAGGACAGCCGACGCTATTGAATATCACTACTACATTGAGTGTCTTTG TCTTATCTCCAGGAACTCCTCCGGTGATTCGGCAGTGTCTCCAAGAACAGCCAAACAGTTCACCCTGCACACTTACTAGTGAGGGACCTACCAACCTTACCTGTCAGTTAGCCAATGTATACCCGATAACCGATCTCTCGCTTGGCTGGTACCAAGATGGTCGTGGTCCGTTGGAGGCTGCCTTTTTGATGTCTGAAACCAAAGAGGATGGTAGTATTGACCTGGAAACCAATGTTGACGCGTTCGAGACAGGGGAATGGTTGTGCAAGGCATCGTATCTCTCTGCATATGGTATCGAACAAACTTCAGCCTCTATTTCACTCACCATACTAGAAACGAGTGATACAG GTTCCCTGATTGATCCTGTGAAGATCGTGGTACCTATAGTCGTAGTGCTGGCTGTGATCGTAGTGATTGTAATCATTGCAATCGTGAGGAGAAGAAGGAATCGAAGACTTGAAG ctAATGGACAGTACGGAGAGATAAAACCAACTGAAAAGGTAGAGCTTGGTGACAAAGTTTACG GTAGCATCGATGATGAAATACTGGCCAGCATCGCCGAGGAAGTGACGGACGAAAGCGACCTGTCGAAGCTTGGTCGACATCTTGGGATTCGACAGTTCAAGTTGAATCAAATCCTCAAGGAGAACGAGCAGGCCAAAGACGTCTTCCCCGCCACATCCATGCTGTTCACCTGGAAGGAGAAGACACCCGCAGCCAAGCAAGTCCCCAAGATGGTGAAGGCTCTGGAACAGTCGGATATGGAGAACCTGATAAAGGAATACTTTCCGAACGAAG CTGGAGTTACAGATAAGAGATTGTTTGAGCTAGCCGACAACATCCATGATGCAGAGGCCATCGAACAGCTTGGCATCAACTTTGGCTTCAGGCAGTTCAAGGTTAACCAGTACCTCAACATGAACAAAGACCGTGGTGACCGTTCAGGGACTTTGGCAATGCTCCTGGAATGGAGGAAGAAGACACCTAGGACAGCCCAGATACGGGATCTAGTAGACGCCCTCAAGAACGCTGGTGCTGATGGTTCATTTAACAACAATTGA